One window of the Sandaracinaceae bacterium genome contains the following:
- a CDS encoding haloacid dehalogenase-like hydrolase — protein sequence MLRQVLATLGSWDRERPPVVVFDLDATLFDNRPRTLEILMEYREEIADEDPDLADAMLTLEVDKICYLLTDTLKECNVYRGDVVKEITTFWHDRFFTDAYIACDVPLAGSVEYVRAAYESGANVCYLTGRDLPGMLPGTVAKLRDDGFPIGVAGIELILKPDPGMHDEAFKRGALPTLDRVGELVAFFDNEPANCNLAKAMFPDATVVLLETQRVPGAPEPAEDLEILADFRMD from the coding sequence GTGCTCCGCCAGGTCCTCGCGACTCTCGGGTCGTGGGATCGTGAGCGGCCGCCGGTCGTGGTCTTCGATCTGGACGCGACCCTGTTCGACAACCGGCCGCGCACGCTCGAGATCCTGATGGAGTACCGCGAAGAGATCGCGGACGAGGATCCGGACCTCGCCGACGCGATGCTCACGCTCGAGGTCGACAAGATCTGCTACCTCCTCACGGACACGTTGAAGGAGTGCAACGTCTACCGCGGCGACGTGGTCAAGGAGATCACCACCTTCTGGCACGACCGCTTCTTCACCGACGCCTACATCGCGTGCGACGTGCCCCTCGCGGGCTCGGTCGAGTACGTGCGGGCGGCGTACGAGTCGGGGGCCAACGTCTGCTACCTCACGGGGCGGGATCTCCCGGGCATGCTCCCCGGGACCGTCGCGAAGCTCCGCGACGACGGCTTCCCGATCGGCGTGGCGGGGATCGAGCTGATCCTCAAGCCCGACCCGGGCATGCACGACGAGGCGTTCAAGCGCGGCGCCCTGCCGACCCTCGATCGGGTGGGCGAGCTTGTGGCGTTCTTCGACAACGAGCCCGCGAACTGCAACCTCGCCAAGGCGATGTTCCCCGACGCCACCGTGGTCCTGCTCGAGACCCAGCGGGTGCCGGGCGCGCCCGAGCCGGCCGAGGACCTCGAGATCCTCGCCGACTTCCGCATGGACTGA
- a CDS encoding aminotransferase class V-fold PLP-dependent enzyme, with protein sequence MSTAELSRAERLIETIRASIIGDEQVLDGPYGPRRVTYADYTASGRSLSFLEDFIQSEVMPLYANTHTESSGTGLQTTRFREDAREIVRRSVGADERDVVIFTGSGATGAIAKLIDVMGLRIPRELDQRYGLSAKIPREERPVVFIGPYEHHSNELPWRESICDVVTIDEDPDGRICRKHLADMLARYGDRPLKIGSFSAASNVTGIGSDTRNIGALLHEHGALAFWDFAAAGPYVKVEMNMQDDQPDGHLVYKDAIFLSPHKFIGGPGTPGILVAKRKLFRNAVPAVPGGGTVAYVNNSEHRYLEDPEVREEGGTPAIIESIRAGLVFQLKEAVGHDAIRSKERSFIQRAIASWEQNPNIRILGNRDAWRLSIVSFVVRHGARYLHHNYVAALLNDLFGIQARAGCSCAGPYGHRLLGIDLQTSKAFEREIVEGCEGIKPGWVRVNFNYFLSDPVFEFLLEAVNIVASEGWKLLPHYRFEPATGLWHHRAGRPDPAMRLTDLTYRSGKLEYRSRHATEPEWVLASYLEDARRILDAVSSEAREADPATLSADFESLRWFPLPEEVLAELSGDAAPASTSAAPPLR encoded by the coding sequence ATGTCGACCGCAGAGCTTTCGCGCGCCGAGAGGCTGATCGAGACCATCCGCGCCTCCATCATCGGAGATGAGCAGGTGCTCGACGGCCCCTACGGGCCGCGCCGCGTCACCTACGCCGACTACACGGCGTCCGGCCGCTCGCTCTCGTTCCTGGAGGACTTCATCCAGAGCGAGGTGATGCCCCTCTACGCCAACACGCACACCGAGTCCTCGGGCACGGGGCTGCAGACGACCCGGTTCCGCGAGGACGCGCGCGAGATCGTGCGGCGCTCGGTCGGGGCCGACGAGCGCGACGTGGTGATCTTCACCGGCTCGGGCGCGACGGGGGCCATCGCCAAGCTCATCGACGTCATGGGGCTCCGCATCCCGCGCGAGCTGGACCAGCGCTACGGGCTGAGCGCGAAGATCCCGCGCGAGGAGCGCCCGGTCGTGTTCATCGGGCCGTACGAGCACCACTCGAACGAGCTGCCCTGGCGCGAGTCCATCTGCGACGTCGTGACCATCGACGAGGATCCGGACGGGCGCATCTGTCGCAAGCACCTCGCCGACATGCTCGCGCGCTACGGGGACCGGCCGCTCAAGATCGGCTCGTTCAGCGCGGCGAGCAACGTGACCGGGATCGGCTCGGACACCCGCAACATCGGCGCGCTCCTGCACGAGCACGGCGCGCTGGCCTTCTGGGACTTCGCCGCCGCGGGGCCCTACGTGAAGGTCGAGATGAACATGCAGGACGACCAGCCCGACGGGCACCTCGTCTACAAGGACGCGATCTTCCTCTCGCCGCACAAGTTCATCGGTGGGCCCGGCACGCCGGGGATCCTCGTGGCCAAGCGCAAGCTCTTCCGCAACGCGGTGCCCGCCGTCCCGGGCGGCGGGACCGTCGCCTACGTGAACAACAGCGAGCACCGTTACCTGGAGGACCCCGAGGTCCGCGAGGAGGGCGGCACGCCGGCCATCATCGAGTCGATCCGCGCCGGGCTCGTGTTCCAGCTCAAGGAGGCGGTCGGCCACGACGCGATCCGGAGCAAGGAGCGCTCCTTCATCCAGCGCGCCATCGCGAGCTGGGAGCAGAACCCCAACATCCGCATCCTCGGCAACCGCGACGCGTGGCGCCTGTCGATCGTGAGCTTCGTGGTGCGGCACGGCGCGCGCTATCTGCACCACAACTACGTCGCGGCGCTGCTCAACGATCTGTTCGGGATCCAGGCGCGCGCGGGCTGCTCGTGCGCCGGCCCCTACGGCCACCGCCTGCTCGGCATCGATCTGCAGACCAGCAAGGCGTTCGAGCGCGAGATCGTCGAGGGCTGCGAGGGGATCAAGCCGGGCTGGGTGCGCGTCAACTTCAACTACTTCCTCAGCGACCCGGTGTTCGAGTTCTTGCTGGAGGCGGTGAACATCGTCGCGAGCGAGGGCTGGAAGCTCCTGCCGCACTACCGCTTCGAGCCGGCGACGGGGCTCTGGCACCACCGCGCCGGCCGGCCCGACCCGGCGATGCGCCTGACCGACCTGACGTACCGCTCGGGCAAGCTCGAGTACCGCTCGCGCCACGCCACGGAGCCCGAGTGGGTGCTCGCCTCGTATCTCGAGGACGCGCGCCGGATCCTCGACGCGGTGAGCTCGGAGGCGCGCGAGGCCGATCCCGCCACGCTCAGCGCCGACTTCGAGTCGCTGCGCTGGTTCCCGCTCCCCGAGGAGGTGCTCGCGGAGCTGTCCGGCGACGCCGCTCCCGCATCGACGAGCGCGGCCCCGCCCCTTCGCTGA
- a CDS encoding response regulator: protein MKILLVDDDEAIRSSLGRYLRSRGHELSTAADGEEGWQLLREHEFDAVVSDVRMPRLPGPEMVRRMRSAGLQTPVVLIAGAGDDATEALSAELGHCATLAKPFRLARLAELLAASQADA from the coding sequence ATGAAGATTCTGCTCGTAGACGACGATGAGGCGATCCGCAGCTCCCTCGGCCGATACCTTCGATCGCGGGGGCACGAGCTGTCGACGGCGGCGGACGGCGAGGAGGGCTGGCAGCTCCTCCGGGAGCACGAGTTCGACGCGGTCGTCTCCGACGTCCGGATGCCGAGGCTCCCGGGCCCGGAGATGGTGCGACGCATGCGGTCGGCCGGCCTCCAGACCCCCGTGGTCCTCATCGCGGGGGCGGGGGACGACGCGACGGAAGCCCTGTCGGCCGAGCTCGGCCACTGCGCGACGCTCGCCAAGCCTTTCCGGCTGGCCCGGCTGGCGGAGCTCCTCGCGGCGTCCCAGGCGGACGCCTAG
- the tsaA gene encoding tRNA (N6-threonylcarbamoyladenosine(37)-N6)-methyltransferase TrmO, with amino-acid sequence MTDPLSVQPIGVIRSPWSRKVDAPRQPRAAEGVEGRIELDPGLAHAVEDLEGFEHVWVLAWMDRAKSARMKVHPPRSDRRRGVFATRAPHRPNPIALSVMALDRVEGVVLHVRGVDLLDGTPVLDIKPYIPWTDAIPRSRVGWLEPALGLTEDAERPDDPRPAFEVEILPRAAAQLAWLAERGVPLEGTLRTILETSPHPRPYRRIRPEPAGGFVLAVQEWRVAFALDAQERVRVTEIRSGHRAKDRAAHPLHAAFSERAFEGET; translated from the coding sequence GTGACGGACCCCCTCAGCGTCCAGCCGATCGGCGTGATCCGCAGCCCCTGGTCGCGCAAGGTGGACGCGCCCCGGCAGCCGCGCGCGGCGGAGGGCGTGGAGGGGCGGATCGAGCTGGACCCGGGCCTCGCGCACGCGGTGGAGGACCTCGAGGGCTTCGAGCACGTCTGGGTGCTCGCGTGGATGGATCGGGCGAAGAGCGCGCGCATGAAGGTGCACCCGCCGCGGAGCGATCGGCGCCGGGGCGTCTTCGCGACGCGCGCGCCGCATCGGCCCAATCCGATCGCGCTCTCGGTCATGGCGCTCGATCGCGTCGAGGGCGTCGTGCTGCACGTCCGCGGCGTGGACCTGCTCGACGGAACGCCGGTGCTCGACATCAAGCCTTACATCCCCTGGACCGACGCGATCCCGCGCTCCCGCGTGGGCTGGCTCGAGCCGGCGCTGGGCCTGACCGAGGACGCCGAGCGCCCGGACGACCCACGCCCCGCGTTCGAGGTCGAGATCCTCCCGCGCGCCGCCGCGCAGCTCGCCTGGCTGGCCGAGCGGGGCGTGCCGCTCGAGGGCACGCTGCGCACGATCCTGGAGACGAGCCCCCACCCGCGACCCTATCGCCGCATCCGACCCGAGCCCGCGGGCGGCTTCGTGCTGGCCGTGCAGGAGTGGCGCGTGGCCTTCGCGCTCGACGCGCAGGAGCGCGTGCGCGTGACGGAGATCCGCTCCGGCCACCGCGCGAAGGACCGCGCCGCGCACCCGCTGCACGCGGCGTTCTCGGAGCGCGCGTTCGAGGGCGAGACGTGA
- a CDS encoding MopE-related protein → MRRFTWCSLLSLLVIPACANSVLPRSYDDASVDAATARDGGRADTGTTAPDDAGARDAGPARTCDEGCAPLERCVDGICAPYPACAGDGSCPAGEICQRRSCLPADRDLDGDGAVAMDDCDEGDPSIHPGAVEDCNTVDDDCDAAVDEAIAPRACSSACGGGTESCEGGAWTGCDAVMPTAETCDGMDEDCDSRVDEGLTRGCSTACGSGTEMCVTGAWTTCTAPSPSPETCNGVDDDCDGVTDDGLTRSCSTACGSGSEICSAGVWGTCSAPPVVTETCNLVDDDCDGRCDDVPGGCRVGVHRSYNSASGEHFYTTSRTEAACCGFRVEFYDYFYLYAASNPGVQPLYRCVLSTGFHFYTRSSTCEGAPGSTVEGIMGYVGRAPGCGSTPLYRLVRGNDHFYTTSASERDSAVAGGYRLEGTEGHVWRAAAP, encoded by the coding sequence ATGCGTCGCTTCACCTGGTGCTCCCTCCTCTCGCTCCTGGTCATCCCCGCGTGCGCCAACTCCGTGCTGCCGCGCAGCTACGACGATGCCAGCGTCGACGCCGCCACCGCGCGCGACGGAGGCCGGGCCGACACGGGCACGACCGCCCCGGACGACGCGGGCGCGCGAGACGCGGGGCCGGCCCGCACCTGCGACGAGGGCTGCGCGCCGCTCGAGCGCTGCGTCGACGGGATCTGCGCGCCCTATCCCGCGTGCGCGGGCGACGGGAGCTGCCCGGCGGGTGAGATCTGCCAGCGCCGATCGTGCCTGCCCGCGGACCGTGACCTCGACGGCGACGGAGCGGTCGCGATGGACGACTGCGACGAGGGCGATCCCTCGATCCACCCGGGCGCGGTCGAGGACTGCAACACCGTCGACGACGACTGCGACGCGGCGGTCGACGAGGCCATCGCGCCGCGCGCCTGCTCGAGCGCGTGCGGCGGCGGGACGGAGTCCTGCGAGGGCGGCGCGTGGACCGGCTGCGACGCGGTGATGCCCACGGCCGAGACCTGCGACGGCATGGACGAGGACTGCGACTCCCGCGTGGACGAGGGGCTCACGCGCGGGTGCAGCACGGCGTGCGGATCCGGGACCGAGATGTGCGTCACGGGCGCGTGGACGACGTGCACCGCGCCCTCGCCCAGCCCCGAGACCTGCAACGGCGTCGACGACGACTGCGACGGGGTCACCGACGACGGCCTGACGCGATCGTGCAGCACCGCGTGCGGCTCGGGCAGCGAGATCTGCAGCGCCGGGGTCTGGGGCACGTGCAGCGCGCCGCCGGTCGTGACCGAGACCTGCAACCTGGTCGACGACGACTGCGACGGCCGCTGCGACGACGTGCCCGGTGGCTGCCGGGTCGGCGTGCACCGCAGCTACAACTCGGCGAGCGGCGAGCACTTCTACACCACGAGCCGCACCGAGGCGGCCTGCTGCGGCTTCCGCGTCGAGTTCTACGACTACTTCTACCTCTACGCGGCGAGCAACCCGGGCGTGCAGCCGCTCTATCGCTGCGTCCTGTCGACGGGCTTCCACTTCTACACGCGGAGCAGCACTTGTGAGGGCGCGCCCGGGTCGACCGTGGAGGGCATCATGGGCTACGTCGGTCGCGCGCCGGGCTGCGGCAGCACGCCGCTCTACCGCCTCGTGCGTGGCAACGACCATTTCTATACGACGAGCGCGTCCGAGCGCGACAGCGCGGTCGCCGGGGGCTACCGCCTCGAGGGGACCGAGGGGCACGTCTGGAGAGCGGCGGCGCCTTGA
- a CDS encoding response regulator, protein MSHELRDSSPPQPSKADRRKLARARRAVQTIPPIRTRGVLVVEDDPDLQWQLARMLTVRGNRVVGTSSAEGALELMKQWPVDLVLVDDVLPGMSGMQLAKIVRDLYPETPVVLMQSESTEHSHLAAKLAGAVAVVAKPFRPEAIVELLRSFPKGEPELVPAE, encoded by the coding sequence ATGAGCCACGAACTCCGCGACAGCAGCCCTCCCCAGCCCTCCAAGGCCGATCGACGCAAGCTGGCGCGAGCCCGCAGAGCCGTCCAGACCATCCCGCCGATCCGGACGCGGGGCGTGCTGGTGGTCGAGGACGATCCCGATCTGCAGTGGCAGCTCGCCCGCATGCTCACCGTGCGCGGCAACCGGGTCGTGGGCACCTCGTCCGCCGAGGGCGCGCTCGAGCTGATGAAGCAGTGGCCCGTCGATCTGGTCCTGGTCGACGACGTCCTTCCGGGCATGAGCGGCATGCAGCTCGCCAAGATCGTCCGCGACCTCTACCCCGAGACGCCCGTCGTCCTGATGCAGTCGGAGTCGACCGAGCACTCGCACCTCGCGGCCAAGCTCGCGGGCGCCGTCGCCGTGGTCGCCAAGCCCTTCCGCCCCGAAGCGATCGTGGAGCTGCTCCGCTCGTTCCCCAAGGGCGAGCCCGAGCTGGTCCCCGCCGAGTAG
- a CDS encoding STAS/SEC14 domain-containing protein — protein sequence MRFRCFPGAALTEDDARANVEACIAASEGRLRHCLVDMSQVLGIDRSARRYHSSYEHSGRHYLAIALLVGSPLSRVIGNFFVGLNRSTFPLRLFTSEEEAIAWLRTFLE from the coding sequence TTGCGATTTCGGTGTTTCCCGGGGGCCGCGCTGACCGAGGACGACGCGCGCGCGAACGTGGAGGCGTGCATCGCCGCGTCCGAGGGGCGCCTCCGCCACTGCCTCGTCGACATGAGCCAGGTGCTCGGGATCGATCGGAGCGCGCGGCGCTACCACTCGAGCTACGAACACAGCGGCCGGCATTACCTCGCGATCGCGCTGCTGGTCGGCTCGCCGCTCAGCCGGGTCATCGGGAACTTCTTCGTCGGGCTCAACCGGAGCACCTTCCCGCTGCGCCTCTTCACGTCCGAAGAGGAGGCCATCGCGTGGTTGCGGACGTTCCTGGAATGA
- a CDS encoding SpoIVB peptidase S55 domain-containing protein produces the protein MRRLPSRKGLVALAFGAMLLASVMGPVAGGQVRRAMTGTISVEEITPGMRGYGLTVFRGTTPERFDVEVIDVLHNFRPDQDLILIRTDHPILDSAHVVAGMSGSPIYLDGRLAGAYAYGWPFSQDPVAGVTPIANMITEMHRPIAPSLFPGAVPVPASPRARPRASLGGLAPYLGAEPADATTAVEAHASASGAARGPRSSATLQPAATPLLLGGLDGSVVEMLEEQLGRFGLMVLQAGGAGQAEPPPGTPTSYTHGSAVGVQLVRGDVAATAVGTVTHVDGRRVSAFGHPMLNAGQTGLPTAIARVLHILSSQARSFKISEPVRPLGTLVHDRQSSIVVDTGLQAATVEAVIRIHGVEGAPRDTWRFEVASHRVLTPVLLNAALLNALQATAADNADVMFEARSRVTVAGRSQVEEVVDRGYSRMGAANPAALGQLRLFSMLEAIYGNPFQEARAARIEIDLDVRLGRETTRILDASVASADVDPGSTVPVRVTLRRFGQPEEVRVVPVRIPQRLAGDEVEVFVQAGGAVRVQHAQPRDLDDLLETVHERYANTDLIVSLETPSRGLRFAGHVARHLPASALDALQLQNDGDRNRPFVTYDRHAIELGEVVTGTARLQLRVRETPRP, from the coding sequence ATGCGCCGGCTTCCTTCGCGGAAGGGCCTCGTCGCGCTGGCGTTCGGGGCGATGCTCCTCGCCTCGGTGATGGGCCCGGTGGCGGGCGGCCAGGTCCGTCGCGCCATGACGGGCACGATCTCGGTCGAGGAGATCACGCCCGGCATGCGCGGCTACGGGCTGACGGTGTTCCGCGGCACCACGCCCGAGCGCTTCGACGTCGAGGTGATCGACGTGCTCCACAACTTCCGGCCCGACCAGGATCTGATCCTGATCCGCACCGACCACCCCATCCTCGACTCGGCGCACGTCGTCGCGGGCATGAGCGGCAGCCCGATCTACCTCGACGGACGCCTCGCGGGCGCGTACGCGTACGGCTGGCCCTTCAGTCAGGATCCGGTGGCGGGGGTCACGCCGATCGCGAACATGATCACGGAGATGCACCGGCCGATCGCGCCGAGCCTCTTCCCCGGTGCCGTGCCCGTGCCCGCGAGCCCGCGAGCCCGGCCGCGCGCCTCGCTCGGCGGCCTCGCGCCTTACCTCGGCGCGGAGCCGGCCGACGCGACCACCGCCGTCGAGGCGCACGCGAGCGCGAGCGGCGCCGCCCGTGGTCCGCGCTCGAGCGCCACGCTGCAGCCGGCCGCGACGCCGCTCCTGCTCGGCGGGCTCGACGGCTCCGTGGTGGAGATGCTGGAAGAGCAGCTCGGCCGCTTCGGCCTCATGGTCCTGCAGGCGGGCGGCGCGGGTCAGGCCGAGCCGCCTCCCGGCACGCCCACGTCCTACACCCACGGCAGCGCGGTCGGCGTGCAGCTCGTGCGGGGCGACGTCGCCGCCACCGCCGTGGGCACCGTCACCCACGTCGACGGGCGGCGGGTGAGCGCCTTCGGCCACCCCATGCTCAACGCGGGGCAGACCGGCCTCCCGACCGCGATCGCGCGGGTCCTGCACATCCTCTCGAGCCAGGCGCGCAGCTTCAAGATCAGCGAGCCCGTCCGCCCGCTCGGCACGCTGGTGCACGATCGACAGTCCTCCATCGTGGTGGACACGGGGCTCCAGGCGGCGACCGTCGAGGCGGTCATTCGCATCCACGGCGTCGAGGGCGCCCCGCGCGACACCTGGCGTTTCGAGGTCGCGAGCCACCGCGTGCTGACGCCCGTGCTGCTCAACGCGGCGCTCCTCAACGCGCTCCAGGCGACCGCGGCCGACAACGCCGACGTGATGTTCGAGGCGCGCAGCCGCGTGACGGTCGCGGGGCGCAGCCAGGTCGAGGAGGTCGTGGACCGCGGCTACAGCCGCATGGGCGCCGCGAACCCCGCCGCGCTCGGTCAGCTGCGCCTCTTCTCGATGCTCGAGGCCATCTACGGCAACCCCTTCCAGGAGGCGCGCGCGGCGCGGATCGAGATCGACCTCGACGTGCGCCTCGGGCGGGAGACGACCCGCATCCTCGACGCCTCGGTCGCCTCGGCGGACGTGGACCCCGGCAGCACCGTGCCCGTGCGCGTGACGCTGCGGCGCTTCGGCCAGCCCGAGGAGGTGCGCGTGGTGCCGGTGCGCATCCCACAGCGGCTCGCGGGCGACGAGGTCGAGGTCTTCGTCCAGGCGGGCGGCGCGGTCCGCGTCCAGCACGCCCAGCCGAGGGATCTCGACGACCTGCTCGAGACCGTGCACGAGCGCTACGCGAACACGGACCTCATCGTCTCGCTCGAGACGCCGTCCCGCGGCCTGCGCTTCGCGGGGCACGTGGCGCGTCACCTCCCCGCCTCCGCGCTCGACGCGCTCCAGCTCCAGAACGACGGGGACCGCAACCGGCCCTTCGTCACCTACGATCGCCACGCCATCGAGCTGGGCGAGGTCGTCACCGGGACGGCCCGCCTGCAGCTCCGCGTACGGGAGACCCCCAGGCCGTGA
- a CDS encoding ATP-binding protein, translated as MSDGSSYARIEPALQLMVEIASGNLEARGELVGGGDAMDALVGGLNMLAEELSGRLDELQEANEELQRANRELKEMQVQLVQSAKMASLGSMATGIAHELNQPLSAIRMDAEMSLEHLDPDCLNTASLDDTRGALAHILAQVDRAAEIVSHLRTFGRQDVADALAPTDLDLVVRNAHALFTQQLRLADVDAQLELAPDCPPALASGNRLEQVLINLLSNALHAVSNCAVKEIRLRTFADDSSVFVEVEDSGPGVPASIRGRIFEPFFTSKPEGEGTGLGLAISFGIVRDLGGELELIDRDDARSPDRDGAVFRVRLPRADGLKT; from the coding sequence ATGAGCGACGGCTCCAGCTACGCGCGGATCGAGCCGGCGCTCCAGCTCATGGTCGAGATCGCGTCGGGCAACCTCGAGGCGAGGGGCGAGCTCGTCGGCGGCGGAGACGCGATGGACGCGCTCGTCGGTGGCCTGAACATGCTGGCCGAGGAGCTGAGCGGGAGGCTCGACGAGCTGCAGGAGGCGAACGAGGAGCTCCAGCGGGCGAACCGAGAGCTGAAGGAGATGCAGGTCCAGCTCGTCCAGTCGGCGAAGATGGCCTCGCTCGGGTCGATGGCGACCGGCATCGCGCACGAGCTGAACCAGCCGCTGTCCGCCATTCGCATGGACGCGGAGATGTCCCTCGAGCACCTGGACCCGGACTGCCTGAACACAGCTAGCCTCGATGACACGCGCGGTGCCCTCGCGCACATCCTCGCTCAGGTCGATCGGGCGGCCGAGATCGTGTCGCACCTCCGCACCTTCGGCCGTCAGGACGTCGCCGACGCCCTCGCCCCGACCGACCTCGACCTGGTGGTGCGCAACGCGCACGCGCTGTTCACGCAGCAGCTGAGGCTGGCCGACGTCGACGCGCAGCTCGAGCTCGCGCCGGACTGCCCGCCTGCCCTCGCGAGCGGGAACCGGCTCGAGCAGGTCTTGATCAACCTCCTGTCGAACGCGCTCCACGCCGTCTCCAACTGCGCGGTGAAGGAGATCAGGCTGCGCACCTTCGCCGATGATTCGAGCGTGTTCGTGGAGGTGGAGGACTCGGGTCCGGGCGTCCCGGCCTCGATCCGGGGGCGCATCTTCGAGCCCTTCTTCACCTCGAAGCCGGAGGGCGAGGGGACGGGGCTCGGCCTGGCCATCAGCTTCGGGATCGTGCGAGACCTCGGAGGCGAGCTCGAGCTGATCGACCGAGACGATGCTCGATCGCCCGACCGAGACGGCGCCGTCTTTCGCGTGAGGCTCCCGCGCGCCGATGGATTGAAGACATGA
- a CDS encoding glycosyltransferase family protein: MRILYGVVGEGMGHAMRSRVVLEHLVAQGHEVEIVASGRAVEFLKKRGFAEVNAIHGLHIVYEDNRVHRNKTFWSNVLSGTTGLPKNIAAYFELLEDFAPQAVISDFESWSYFFAKAHRLPIISVDNMQIINRCTHPPEILEGARADFEIAKALVKSKLPFCDHYLITTFFQPEIRKKKTSLHPPILRPEILAAKPAEGEHVLVYQTAEGYETLLRALKDSGLECRIYGMKRDLKAEERDGNLRYRPFSEETFIDDLATAKAVIASGGFTLMGEAVYLHKPMLAVPLDRMFEQIMNSRYLDHLGYGKYAPDLDDAAAIHGFLEGVPDYRRNLAAYTQDGNRDLLGAVDAHLDRAEAGVY, from the coding sequence ATGCGGATTCTCTACGGGGTCGTCGGCGAAGGCATGGGGCACGCGATGCGCTCGCGCGTCGTGCTCGAGCACCTGGTGGCGCAGGGGCACGAGGTGGAGATCGTCGCCTCGGGGCGCGCGGTCGAGTTCCTGAAGAAGCGCGGCTTCGCCGAGGTCAACGCGATTCACGGCCTTCATATCGTCTACGAGGACAACCGCGTCCATCGCAACAAGACCTTCTGGTCGAACGTCCTGAGCGGCACGACCGGGCTGCCGAAGAACATCGCCGCCTACTTCGAGCTGCTCGAGGACTTCGCGCCGCAGGCGGTGATCAGCGACTTCGAGTCCTGGTCCTACTTCTTCGCGAAGGCGCACCGGCTGCCGATCATCAGCGTCGACAACATGCAGATCATCAACCGCTGCACGCACCCGCCGGAGATCCTCGAGGGGGCGCGCGCCGACTTCGAGATCGCCAAGGCGCTGGTCAAGAGCAAGCTGCCGTTCTGCGACCACTACCTGATCACGACCTTCTTCCAGCCCGAGATCCGGAAGAAGAAGACCTCGCTCCACCCGCCCATCCTGCGGCCGGAGATCCTCGCCGCGAAGCCGGCCGAGGGGGAGCACGTGCTCGTCTACCAGACGGCCGAGGGCTACGAGACGCTGCTCCGGGCCCTGAAGGACAGCGGCCTCGAGTGCCGCATCTACGGCATGAAGCGCGACCTGAAGGCCGAGGAGCGCGACGGCAACCTGCGCTACCGACCGTTCAGCGAGGAGACCTTCATCGACGATCTCGCGACCGCCAAGGCGGTGATCGCGAGCGGGGGCTTCACGCTGATGGGCGAGGCCGTCTATCTGCACAAGCCGATGCTGGCCGTGCCGCTCGACCGGATGTTCGAGCAGATCATGAACTCCCGGTACCTCGACCACCTCGGCTACGGGAAGTACGCGCCCGACCTCGACGACGCCGCGGCGATCCACGGCTTCCTCGAGGGGGTCCCGGACTACCGGAGGAACCTCGCGGCCTACACCCAGGACGGCAACCGTGACCTGCTCGGCGCGGTCGACGCACACCTCGACCGCGCCGAAGCCGGCGTCTACTGA